A genome region from Numida meleagris isolate 19003 breed g44 Domestic line chromosome 14, NumMel1.0, whole genome shotgun sequence includes the following:
- the MN1 gene encoding transcriptional activator MN1: MFGLEQFEPQMSSRSGGQGERGFGQPGLSMSAHFKAPAFPGGGPAAAVDPALGALGEPPLLGMNMSLPGDGYGFPGRGPAELHGAGMQPPVHGFFGGQQPHGGHGGAHHPHQHQHQPHFGGNFGPDPGASCVHGGRLLGYSGALGGQTAFADGYEHMAESQGAESFGQQRAGNLPDFQQHSAGASGHAVPAPCLPLDQSPNRAASFHGLPAAGSSEPHGLEQRRLPAQDSLEYNYPGDGPAAHFELPVFSPSEPEGQLPHYGGGRQVPAGGGFAGTALPRAPGMAVAKAQPPPPPPPPPPQQQQQQHGVFFERFGGARKMPASLEPGASARHPLMQQQQPQQPPGLLARQNSCPPAIPRQQQTEANAPNPNLQDNGPIMQNQHAQFEYPIHRLENRNMHPYADPVFNMQHPPPQQPPNQRLQHFDAPYVSVAKRPRFDFPSNPGVERCASWAGGMHGPAMESHLSPTAYPGLPGDFTPPAPDAFGGPLPHGGPEHPALAQRQNAALVMKQMASRSQQRLRPPSLQQLGHHGEVGPPGGLPPPSFEREAAAARGFDAPAPHLAPDGTWFAGPPPPGELLPRRMAGPGLPAETAPHELGLQPGGAAVLFRPGAGALGLQEPLRMAGEGPAQALPSPGVHPPFAPTMGGLSQLQSPGGGVALPSAPAERRGPADFAAQPGFPFGAAARQPPAHGNAPALSASPGAYPPPPPEFPPPPPPRPAASKLGALSLGSFSKPAGKDNVFGQSCLAALSTACQNMIASLGAPNLNVTFNKKSPAEAKRKLSQAEPDPPPPAAPDYFPAGPTAGGGAGKAAPLLPAESSLSPGFALEPAAGGEGKAGGGRGRGRRKRDSGHVSPGTFFEKFSAAEGGGAGVSPGQPAPPAAGGPPGPAGAERGGGTPHDKPLTSPSWGKGGELLLGEQPDLMSSLDSGIQSVTKSDGSSPHVDFADEVSTSYGNEDEVSSSSDNAGPKPTRSPLLGGSPKLPRGEHALLNGQKPLALGLLNTSTSTPDSYGLSSTAGAHPGTPGMEQVRTPTSTSAQDEIHPLEILQAQIQLQRQQFSISEDQPLGLKSKKGECAGQNGDSDLGGCCSEGVKSAMSTIDLDSLMAEHNSTWYLPGEKALMEGQEEDKPMAPWEKPKPPNPSKEAHDLPPSKTSAAAQTGSHLQCLSVHCTDDVGEAKGRTAVPTWRSLHSDISNRFGTFVAALT, encoded by the coding sequence ATGTTCGGGCTGGAGCAGTTCGAGCCGCAGATGAGCAGCCGGAGCGGCGGGCAGGGGGAGCGCGGCTTCGGGCAGCCCGGACTGAGCATGAGCGCGCACTTCAAGGCGCCGGCCTTCCCCGGCGGCGGCCCGGCGGCCGCGGTGGACCCGGCCCTGGGCGCGCTGGGCGAGCCGCCCCTCCTCGGCATGAACATGAGCCTGCCCGGCGACGGCTACGGCTTCCCGGGCCGCGGCCCCGCCGAGCTGCACGGCGCCGGCATGCAGCCGCCCGTGCACGGCTTCTTCGGCGGGCAGCAGCCGCACGGCGGCCACGGCGGCGCGCACCACCcgcaccagcaccagcaccagccgCACTTCGGCGGCAACTTCGGGCCCGACCCCGGCGCCTCCTGCGTGCACGGCGGCCGCCTCCTGGGCTACAGCGGCGCGCTGGGCGGGCAGACGGCGTTCGCCGACGGCTACGAGCACATGGCCGAGAGCCAGGGCGCCGAGAGCTTCGGACAGCAGCGCGCCGGGAACCTGCCCgacttccagcagcacagcgcCGGCGCCTCCGGACACGCCGTGCCGGCGCCCTGCCTGCCCCTCGACCAGTCCCCCAACCGCGCCGCCTCCTTCCACGGGCTGCCGGCGGCCGGCTCCTCCGAGCCCCACGGCCTGGAGCAGCGGCGGCTCCCCGCGCAGGACTCGCTGGAATACAATTACCCCGGCGACGGCCCCGCCGCGCACTTCGAGCTGCCCGTCTTCTCGCCGTCGGAGCCCGAGGGGCAGCTGCCGCACTACGGCGGCGGGCGGCAGGTGCCGGCGGGCGGCGGCTTCGCGGGGACGGCGCTGCCCCGGGCGCCGGGCATGGCCGTGGCCAAGGCGCAGCccccgccgcctccgccgccgccgccgccgcagcagcagcagcagcagcacggcgtTTTCTTCGAGCGCTTCGGGGGAGCGCGGAAGATGCCCGCCAGCCTGGAGCCGGGGGCCAGCGCCAGGCACCCgctgatgcagcagcagcagccgcagcaGCCGCCGGGCTTGCTGGCCAGACAGAACTCCTGCCCGCCGGCCATCCCTAGgcaacagcaaacagaagcCAACGCTCCCAACCCCAACTTGCAGGACAATGGGCCGATAATGCAGAACCAGCATGCACAGTTTGAATACCCTATTCACAGACTGGAGAACAGGAATATGCATCCCTACGCCGACCCCGTGTTTAATATGCAGCACCCTCCTCCGCAACAGCCACCAAATCAAAGACTGCAGCACTTCGATGCCCCCTACGTGAGCGTCGCCAAGCGGCCGCGCTTCGACTTCCCCAGCAACCCCGGCGTCGAGCGCTGCGCCTCCTGGGCCGGCGGCATGCACGGCCCCGCCATGGAGAGCCACCTCTCCCCGACGGCCTACCCGGGGCTGCCGGGCGACTTCACCCCACCGGCGCCCGACGCCTTCGGGGGTCCGCTGCCGCACGGCGGCCCCGAGCACCCGGCGCTGGCGCAGCGCCAGAACGCGGCCCTGGTGATGAAGCAGATGGCCTCGCGCAGCCAGCAGCGCCTGCGGCcgcccagcctgcagcagctggggcacCACGGCGAGGTGGGCCCTCCCGGCGGCCTGCCGCCGCCCAGCTTCGAGCGCGaggccgccgccgcccgcggcTTCGACGCTCCCGCACCGCACCTGGCTCCCGACGGCACGTGGTtcgcggggccgccgccgcccgggGAGCTGCTGCCGCGACGCATGGCGGGGCCGGGGCTCCCGGCCGAGACGGCCCCTCACGAGCTGGGCCTGCAGCCGGGCGGCGCGGCCGTGCTCTTCCGGCCGGGTGCCGGTgcgctggggctgcaggagccgcTGCGGATGGCGGGTGAAGGCCCAGCGCAGGCCCTGCCCTCGCCCGGCGTCCACCCGCCCTTCGCGCCCACCATGGGCGGCCTCTCGCAGCTGCAGTCCCCGGGCGGCGGCGTGGCCCTTCCCAGCGCTCCGGCCGAGCGCCGCGGCCCCGCTGACTTTGCGGCCCAGCCCGGCTTCCCCTTTGGGGCAGCGGCGCGGCAGCCCCCGGCCCACGGGAACGCGCCCGCCCTCAGCGCCTCGCCCGGGGCCTACCCGCCGCCCCCGCCCGAGTTCCccccgccgccaccgccgcGGCCTGCCGCCAGCAAGCTGGGCGCGCTGTCGCTGGGCTCCTTCAGCAAGCCGGCCGGCAAGGACAACGTCTTCGGACAAAGCTGCCTGGCCGCCCTCTCCACCGCCTGCCAGAACATGATCGCCAGCCTGGGCGCCCCCAACCTCAACGTCACCTTCAACAAGAAGAGCCCGGCCGAGGCCAAGCGCAAGCTGAGCCAGGCTGAGCCCGacccgccgccgcccgccgccccggACTACTTCCCGGCGGGGCCGACGGCGGGTGGGGGCGCGGGCAAGGCCGCCCCGCTGCTGCCCGCTGAGAGCAGCCTCTCACCCGGCTTCGCGCTGGAGCCGGCGGCTGGCGGTGAGGGGaaggcgggcggcgggcgggggcggGGCCGCCGGAAACGGGACAGTGGGCACGTCAGCCCCGGCACCTTCTTTGAGAAGTTCTCGGCCGCAgagggcggcggggcgggcgtCAGCCCAGGGCAACCTGCGCCTCCGGCCGCGGGGGGCCCGCCGGGGCCTGCGGGCGCGGAGCGCGGCGGGGGCACGCCCCATGACAAGCCCCTGACTTCACCCTCCTGGGGCAAGGGCGGCGAGCTGCTGCTGGGCGAGCAGCCCGACCTCATGTCCTCGCTGGACAGCGGCATCCAGAGCGTGACCAAGTCGGACGGCAGCTCCCCGCACGTGGACTTTGCCGACGAGGTCAGCACCAGCTACGGCAACGAAGACGAGGTGTCCTCCAGCTCCGACAACGCCGGCCCCAAGCCCACGCGCAGCCCGCTGCTGGGCGGCTCGCCCAAGCTGCCCCGCGGGGAGCACGCGCTGCTCAACGGACAGAAGCCCCTGGCCCTTGGCCTCCTCAATACATCTACCTCGACCCCCGACAGCTACGGGCTCAGCAGCACGGCGGGCGCGCACCCCGGCACGCCGGGCATGGAGCAGGTGCGGACCCCCACCAGCACCTCAGCCCAGGACGAGATCCACCCCCTGGAGATCCTGCAGGCGCAGATCCAGCTCCAGCGGCAGCAGTTCAGCATCTCGGAAGACCAACCCTTGGGGCTGAAGAGCAAAAAGGGGGAGTGCGCGGGGCAGAATGGGGACAGTGACCTGGGCGGGTGTTGCTCGGAGGGCGTCAAGAGCGCTATGAGCACCATCGACCTGGACTCCCTGATGGCGGAGCACAACTCCACCTGGTACCTGCCCGGTGAGAAGGCCCTGAtggaggggcaggaggaggacaAGCCCATGGCGCCGTGGGAGAAGCCCAAGCCCCCGAACCCCAGCAAAGAAG